The Actinopolyspora erythraea genome has a segment encoding these proteins:
- a CDS encoding thioredoxin domain-containing protein, which produces MAQRLAQATSPYLLQHADNPVDWWPWCAEAFEEARRRDVPVLLSIGYAACHWCHVMAHESFEDPETAGVMNENFVNIKVDREERPDIDAVYIQATQAMTGQAGWPLTCFLTPDGEPFHCGTYYPAAPMHGMPSFRQLLDAVISAWQERTQEVRQSASKIVEQLASQRAALPESAVDDEALEAAVTGLAEEFDADNGGFGSAPKFPPSMVLEFLLRHHERRGESGTGHEAWRLAESVAVAMARGGINDQLAGGFARYSVDASWIVPHFEKMLYDNALLLRAYTHLARRHAAGVPGTDPELLRRVAGETAEFVVRDLGTPEGGFAASLDADTEQGEGITYVWSPEQLREVLGADDGAWAAGVFGVTPEGTFEHGTSTLRLPHDPDEPERWRDVRERLLRARAERPQPARDDKVVTAWNGLAITALTEAATALDRPDWLRAAETAARLLLDTQLRGGRLLRTSRAGVPGTAAGVLEDYGCLAEGLLSLHQATGAAEWLDTACELLDTALELFADAENPGAFHDTASDAESLVNRPSDPTDNASPCGASSLTSALVTAGALAGSERSGRYREAAEQALNRAGLLARRAPRFAGHWLSAAEARRHGPLQIAVAGPDDNGRAELIGTARRHAPGGAVAVAGEPESAEVPLLAGRGALDGSAAAYVCRGYVCDRPVATMDELLAALRG; this is translated from the coding sequence ATGGCACAGCGGCTAGCCCAGGCGACGAGTCCGTATCTGCTCCAGCACGCCGACAACCCGGTGGACTGGTGGCCCTGGTGCGCCGAGGCGTTCGAGGAGGCGCGGCGGCGCGACGTGCCGGTGCTGCTCTCGATCGGCTACGCCGCCTGCCACTGGTGCCACGTGATGGCGCACGAGTCGTTCGAGGACCCCGAAACGGCCGGGGTCATGAACGAGAACTTCGTCAACATCAAGGTGGACCGGGAGGAGCGCCCGGACATCGACGCCGTCTACATTCAGGCCACCCAGGCGATGACCGGCCAGGCGGGCTGGCCGCTGACCTGCTTTTTGACCCCGGACGGCGAGCCGTTCCACTGCGGAACCTACTACCCGGCCGCGCCGATGCACGGCATGCCGTCCTTCCGGCAGCTGCTCGACGCGGTGATCAGCGCCTGGCAGGAACGCACCCAGGAGGTACGGCAGAGCGCGAGCAAGATCGTCGAGCAGCTGGCGAGCCAGCGCGCGGCGCTGCCGGAGTCGGCCGTGGACGACGAGGCGCTGGAAGCCGCCGTGACCGGGCTGGCCGAGGAGTTCGACGCGGACAACGGCGGATTCGGCAGCGCCCCCAAGTTCCCGCCGTCGATGGTGCTGGAGTTCCTGCTGCGCCACCACGAACGCCGGGGTGAGAGCGGAACGGGGCACGAGGCCTGGCGGCTCGCCGAGAGCGTGGCCGTGGCCATGGCGCGCGGCGGTATCAACGACCAGCTGGCGGGCGGCTTCGCCCGCTACAGTGTGGACGCGTCCTGGATCGTGCCGCACTTCGAGAAGATGCTCTACGACAACGCGCTGCTGCTGCGGGCCTACACCCACCTGGCGCGACGTCACGCCGCCGGGGTGCCCGGCACCGACCCCGAGCTGCTGCGCCGGGTGGCGGGGGAGACCGCGGAGTTCGTGGTGCGTGACCTCGGCACCCCGGAGGGCGGTTTCGCGGCCTCGCTGGACGCCGACACCGAGCAGGGTGAGGGGATCACCTACGTGTGGAGCCCGGAGCAGCTGCGCGAGGTGCTCGGTGCGGACGACGGCGCGTGGGCGGCCGGGGTGTTCGGCGTGACCCCGGAGGGCACGTTCGAGCACGGCACCTCCACGCTGCGCCTGCCGCACGATCCCGACGAGCCCGAGCGGTGGCGGGACGTGCGGGAGCGGCTGCTGCGCGCCCGGGCGGAACGTCCGCAACCGGCCCGGGACGACAAGGTCGTCACCGCCTGGAACGGACTCGCGATCACCGCGCTGACCGAGGCAGCCACCGCGCTGGACCGTCCCGACTGGCTGCGGGCGGCGGAGACGGCCGCGCGGCTGCTGCTGGACACCCAGCTGCGGGGCGGCAGGCTGCTGCGCACCTCCCGAGCCGGGGTCCCGGGCACGGCAGCGGGGGTGCTGGAGGACTACGGCTGCCTAGCCGAAGGACTGCTGAGCCTGCACCAGGCCACCGGGGCCGCCGAGTGGCTGGACACGGCGTGCGAGCTGCTGGACACCGCGCTGGAACTGTTCGCCGACGCCGAGAACCCGGGGGCGTTCCACGACACCGCCTCCGACGCCGAGTCCTTGGTCAACCGCCCCTCGGATCCCACGGACAACGCGAGTCCCTGCGGTGCCTCCTCGCTCACCTCGGCGCTGGTGACGGCCGGGGCGCTGGCGGGCTCGGAGCGTTCCGGGCGCTACCGGGAGGCCGCCGAACAGGCCCTGAACCGCGCGGGACTGCTCGCCCGGCGCGCACCCAGGTTCGCGGGGCACTGGTTGTCCGCCGCCGAGGCGAGGCGGCACGGGCCGCTGCAGATCGCCGTGGCCGGTCCGGACGACAACGGCCGGGCGGAGCTGATCGGAACGGCCCGGCGCCACGCCCCGGGCGGCGCGGTCGCCGTGGCGGGTGAGCCGGAGAGCGCGGAGGTCCCGTTGCTGGCCGGCCGGGGTGCGCTGGACGGTTCGGCCGCGGCCTACGTCTGCCGTGGTTACGTGTGCGACCGGCCGGTCGCCACGATGGACGAGCTGCTGGCTGCGCTGCGCGGCTG
- a CDS encoding 3' terminal RNA ribose 2'-O-methyltransferase Hen1 — MLLTLSTTMGERPASDLGFLLHKHPDRVQSFGVTAGEAHVFYPRADEHECTVALLLETDPIELARQARRSGSWALGPYVNDRPYVASSLLAVALGKVFRTALAARCEARPDLVTRAVPLRIELPAVPHGGDPELPRRLFEPLGWEVEHEVLRDPDWSGTRHGRLLLRGEHTVSEALNQLYVLLPVLDDAKHYWVGQEEIDKLLRAGGAWLAGHPERELISGRYLVHARPLVDEALRRLTGDEAAPEEHTGGTRPLAAQRRATVLEVLRSRGVRTVADLGCGDGRLLRDLLDDAEFTDVLGVDVSSRALRAAERTLGLERRSERERQRIRLRQSALTYTDSGLIGYEAVVLMEVVEHVDRERLPALEHAVFGHARPARVVLTTPNSEYNERYPDLAGAVRHPDHRFEFDRAGFEEWIRRVAEDHGYTVTSSGIGEHDRRLGQPTQLAVFTRSDDPNPTGES, encoded by the coding sequence GTGTTGTTGACGTTGAGCACCACCATGGGGGAGCGACCGGCGAGCGATCTGGGGTTCTTGCTGCACAAGCACCCGGACCGGGTGCAGTCGTTCGGCGTGACCGCCGGTGAGGCGCACGTGTTCTACCCGCGCGCCGACGAGCACGAGTGCACCGTGGCGCTGCTGCTGGAGACCGACCCGATCGAGCTGGCGCGGCAGGCCCGCCGGAGCGGTTCGTGGGCGCTGGGCCCCTACGTCAACGACCGCCCCTACGTGGCCTCCTCGCTGCTGGCGGTGGCGCTGGGCAAGGTGTTCCGGACCGCGCTGGCCGCGCGCTGCGAGGCTCGCCCCGACCTGGTCACCCGAGCGGTGCCGCTGCGGATCGAGCTGCCCGCCGTGCCGCACGGCGGTGACCCGGAACTGCCGCGCCGCCTGTTCGAGCCGCTGGGCTGGGAGGTCGAGCACGAGGTGCTGCGCGATCCCGACTGGAGCGGGACCCGCCACGGGCGGCTGCTCCTGCGCGGCGAGCACACCGTCTCCGAGGCGCTGAATCAGCTCTACGTGCTGCTTCCCGTGCTCGACGACGCCAAGCACTACTGGGTCGGCCAGGAAGAGATCGACAAGCTGCTGCGGGCGGGCGGCGCCTGGCTGGCCGGTCACCCCGAGCGGGAGCTGATCAGCGGGCGCTACCTGGTGCACGCGCGTCCGCTGGTGGACGAGGCACTGCGACGACTGACCGGTGACGAGGCCGCCCCCGAGGAGCACACCGGCGGCACGCGGCCGTTGGCGGCGCAGCGCCGGGCCACCGTGCTGGAAGTGCTGCGCTCCAGGGGAGTTCGGACGGTGGCCGATCTGGGCTGCGGCGACGGCAGACTGCTGCGGGACCTGCTGGACGACGCGGAGTTCACCGACGTGCTGGGGGTCGACGTCTCCAGCCGGGCGCTGCGCGCGGCCGAACGCACCCTGGGACTGGAGCGGCGTTCGGAGCGGGAGCGGCAGCGGATCCGGTTGCGACAGTCCGCGCTGACCTACACCGACTCCGGCCTGATCGGATACGAGGCGGTCGTGCTCATGGAGGTGGTCGAGCACGTCGACCGGGAGCGGCTTCCCGCGCTGGAACACGCGGTGTTCGGGCACGCACGCCCCGCCCGGGTCGTGCTCACCACACCGAACTCGGAGTACAACGAGCGGTACCCGGACCTCGCGGGGGCGGTGCGCCATCCCGATCACCGGTTCGAGTTCGACCGCGCCGGGTTCGAGGAATGGATCCGCCGGGTCGCGGAGGACCACGGCTACACCGTGACGTCGAGCGGTATCGGCGAGCACGACCGGCGCCTCGGCCAGCCCACCCAGCTGGCGGTGTTCACCCGATCCGACGACCCGAACCCCACCGGGGAGTCCTGA